TCTGCTGATGAATTGAAAGATATACTTGATGATGTCGGGGGTTCTGTGATCTTATACAGGGATGGCGTATCCCAGGCTACACTGATCAAAACCAAGGAGATACTTGAGGATAAATTAAACCTCTTCGGGCTCAGTGATGTCAAGCCAACCATAGTCGGACGGGAATACATACTCATCGACCTGGCAGGAATCGATATCGAGACAGCAATGAATCTGGCAGCCACTCCAGGTAAGTTCGAGATCCGTATCCAGACAGAAGGCAATGAGTCCATACATGCCGTGTACGGGGAGGATATCCAGACTGTCGGGATCCATGAGGCAAATAACGGGGTATGGGGTGTGCCGTTCACCCTGACACAGCAGGGTGCTGTACTCCTGAGGGAGGCAGCCATTGAGACCAATGCGGTCAATGCCCCTCTTAATCATGAGGTTATAATGTACCTTGATAATGAGGTCATTTTCAGTGCTCCTTTGAATGACAGGTTAGCCAACAATTTGAAAATAATGCCTGTGCAGGATATGAGTGCCTCCTTTGGAAGTGACATTGAGAGTAAAGAAAGTGCAAAACAACTGGAATCTCATTTGAGGGCAGGTGCCCTGCCAGTTAATGTGGAGGTAATAGGTTCGGGCCAGGTGCCCGCATCCCTGGGCGCCCAGTTCAAGGAACTTACAGCCATAGCAGGACTGCTTGCCATTATAATGGTCTCATTCATGATATATCTCAGGTATCGCAAAAAAGAGATCATGTTACCCATGATCATAACATCCATAAGTGAGGTTGTGATGATACTGGGCTTTGCATCTGCTGTGAAATGGCAGCTTGACCTGCCTGCCATTGCAGGTATTATTGCGGTTATTGGAACAGGTATAGATCATCTTGTAATAATCACTGATGAGGTATTATACGAGGGGAAACTTCCTCCAACCAAGGTTTACCTTGCACGTATTTCCAGGGCATTCGGCATTATATTTGCGGCGGCAGCCACAACCATTATAGCAATGATATGGCTGTTCTGGTTGGGATTCGGCGCATTAAAGGGTTTTGCACTGACAACTATCATAGGTGTGTTGATCGGTGTGCTGATAGCCAGGCCCGCTTATGCAAGGATAATCAAGGCAGTATTGAAGGAAGAACAGGAATAAATGGTCCGACCTACTAATGATGTTATACTTGTCAGGTATGGTGAACTGGCACTGAAGAGCAGACAAGTAAGGAACAGGTACGAAAAAACCCTTATGTCTAATATCAGGTCCATGCTTGATGCTTCAGGTATTGATCATGATGACCTGTCCCGGGAATGGGGTCGCATATATATCCATACCACTAACCCTGCAGTTGTGGGAGCCGTAGCAAGAGTGTTTGGCGTAGTTTCGGTAAGCCCGGCCATTACGTGTGAGCCCACACTTGAATCTGCAGCGTCTGTAGCTGCCGATGTGGGAGAGTCCATTATCAATGAGAATGAATCCTTT
This genomic stretch from ANME-2 cluster archaeon harbors:
- a CDS encoding preprotein translocase subunit SecD; the encoded protein is MRDEKVERGLASNPRILLMGGAIIISLILLLLPAIFPDLGFGGLKYGLDLDGGSWLQLRPEGAMAKIDADVGDIITHEYSSFLNTTVTVTGTTDTSISFEVGTLVTAKQVESLGYGQAAVSGGRSGVSAVNLQVDKYHVISRYLENSYKTEVVLSEDRDGLWYEIRKQTSADELKDILDDVGGSVILYRDGVSQATLIKTKEILEDKLNLFGLSDVKPTIVGREYILIDLAGIDIETAMNLAATPGKFEIRIQTEGNESIHAVYGEDIQTVGIHEANNGVWGVPFTLTQQGAVLLREAAIETNAVNAPLNHEVIMYLDNEVIFSAPLNDRLANNLKIMPVQDMSASFGSDIESKESAKQLESHLRAGALPVNVEVIGSGQVPASLGAQFKELTAIAGLLAIIMVSFMIYLRYRKKEIMLPMIITSISEVVMILGFASAVKWQLDLPAIAGIIAVIGTGIDHLVIITDEVLYEGKLPPTKVYLARISRAFGIIFAAAATTIIAMIWLFWLGFGALKGFALTTIIGVLIGVLIARPAYARIIKAVLKEEQE